In Herbinix luporum, a single window of DNA contains:
- the trpA gene encoding tryptophan synthase subunit alpha, translating into MSRIEQVFMGGKAFIPFITAGDPNLKFTQKLIKEMAEAGADLIEIGIPFSDPIAEGPVIQEASNRALMGGVTVDKIFEMVKELRKECSIPLAFMTYANPVFSYGSERFIKKCKEYGIDGLIIPDVPFEEQDEFRPFCEKYGVNLISLIAPTSGERIQKIVKESQGFIYCVSSMGVTGMRKEFSNHIENMIKEVKKVKDIPCAIGFGISSPEQARQMAEISDGVIVGSAIVNIIAEYGKDSIPHVREFVKKMKEAIV; encoded by the coding sequence ATGAGTAGAATTGAACAGGTATTTATGGGGGGAAAGGCTTTTATACCATTTATAACAGCCGGAGATCCAAATCTTAAGTTTACACAGAAGTTAATAAAGGAAATGGCAGAGGCAGGGGCAGATTTAATAGAGATTGGAATACCATTTTCAGACCCCATAGCTGAAGGGCCTGTAATTCAGGAGGCAAGTAACCGTGCTTTAATGGGCGGGGTTACTGTGGATAAGATATTTGAAATGGTAAAAGAGCTTCGTAAGGAATGCAGTATACCTCTGGCATTTATGACATATGCCAATCCGGTTTTTTCCTATGGTAGTGAACGGTTTATAAAAAAATGCAAGGAATATGGTATAGATGGACTGATTATTCCGGATGTACCTTTTGAAGAACAAGATGAATTTAGACCTTTTTGTGAAAAGTATGGGGTAAATTTAATCTCCTTAATAGCTCCTACATCTGGGGAGAGAATACAAAAGATTGTAAAGGAATCACAGGGCTTTATTTATTGCGTATCTTCTATGGGAGTTACGGGTATGCGTAAGGAATTTAGCAATCATATAGAGAATATGATAAAAGAGGTAAAGAAGGTAAAGGATATTCCATGTGCCATAGGATTTGGTATCTCATCCCCTGAGCAGGCTAGGCAGATGGCTGAAATTTCAGATGGGGTAATTGTAGGCAGTGCCATTGTGAATATAATCGCAGAATATGGAAAAGACTCCATACCCCATGTAAGGGAATTTGTAAAAAAAATGAAAGAGGCTATAGTTTAA
- a CDS encoding prepilin peptidase, translating to MIYYIIVFIYGLIFGSFLNVCISRIPKGESIVFVKSHCIKCNKSIRWYDMIPLFSYIALKGRCRNCKSKISLQYPIIEVLNGLLYVLTFMVKGWSLTTCLYCFVISALIVLSVIDFRTYTINIWINIFIFFMGAVKLIIEIIKSNNFSLILNYIAGLCVVSGFLLILYFVTSGKGIGMGDINLMAAAGFFLGWKLVILAFLLGCVFGAVIHLLMIKFYKQDRVLAFGPYLSLGILISMLYGDRIISWYINYIYK from the coding sequence ATGATATATTATATTATCGTTTTTATATATGGTTTGATTTTTGGAAGTTTTTTAAACGTATGTATTAGTAGAATACCTAAAGGTGAAAGTATTGTATTTGTAAAATCCCACTGTATTAAATGTAATAAATCAATACGGTGGTATGATATGATACCACTTTTTAGTTACATAGCTCTTAAAGGCAGATGTAGAAATTGTAAGTCAAAAATCTCCTTACAATATCCAATAATTGAAGTTTTAAATGGTTTACTGTATGTATTGACCTTTATGGTAAAAGGATGGAGTCTTACAACTTGCCTATATTGTTTTGTAATATCTGCTCTAATTGTCTTAAGTGTTATAGATTTTAGAACTTATACAATTAATATATGGATTAATATTTTTATCTTCTTTATGGGAGCAGTAAAACTTATTATAGAAATAATAAAAAGCAATAATTTTTCTTTGATTTTAAACTATATAGCAGGGTTATGTGTAGTAAGTGGCTTTTTGCTTATATTGTATTTTGTGACATCCGGTAAAGGGATTGGAATGGGTGACATCAACCTGATGGCAGCAGCTGGATTTTTTCTGGGATGGAAATTGGTTATATTGGCCTTTTTGCTAGGATGTGTATTTGGTGCAGTGATACATTTACTAATGATTAAATTTTATAAGCAGGATAGGGTACTGGCCTTTGGACCTTATTTATCATTAGGAATATTAATATCCATGCTTTATGGAGATAGAATTATATCATGGTACATTAATTACATATACAAGTAA
- the trpC gene encoding indole-3-glycerol phosphate synthase TrpC yields MILQKIVKATQARLEARKKEYPIEIIKNKIFVQGQVQNFSNRKAYDFEKALSKASADSKGDIAFICEVKKASPSKGIISEEFPYLTIAKEYEKAGAAAISVLTEEDYFLGSLKYLKEISENVNIPVLRKDFVIDEYQIYEAKLFGADALLLICSLLAPDILKKHIELCNRLGLSALVEAHTEEEIQSAIGAGARIIGVNNRDLKTFKVDIQNSIRLRSLVPDDIIFVAESGIHSPDDIKALRMAGVDGVLIGEALMKSKDKGKVISSLKGL; encoded by the coding sequence ATGATACTTCAGAAAATAGTAAAGGCAACACAGGCCAGATTGGAGGCTAGAAAGAAAGAGTATCCTATTGAAATTATAAAAAATAAAATATTTGTCCAAGGACAGGTACAAAACTTTAGTAACAGAAAAGCTTATGATTTTGAAAAGGCTTTATCAAAAGCCTCTGCTGATAGTAAAGGAGATATTGCATTTATATGTGAAGTTAAGAAAGCTTCTCCTTCAAAAGGAATAATATCTGAAGAATTCCCTTATTTAACTATAGCAAAAGAATATGAAAAAGCCGGGGCAGCTGCCATATCGGTATTAACGGAAGAAGATTATTTCTTAGGTTCATTAAAATATCTTAAAGAAATAAGTGAAAATGTTAATATTCCGGTACTGCGTAAGGATTTTGTTATTGATGAGTATCAGATTTATGAAGCAAAATTATTCGGAGCCGATGCCCTGCTTTTAATTTGTTCTTTACTGGCACCTGATATATTGAAGAAACACATAGAATTATGTAACCGGTTGGGTTTATCGGCCTTGGTTGAAGCTCATACGGAAGAAGAAATACAAAGTGCCATAGGGGCAGGAGCAAGAATAATCGGTGTAAATAACCGTGATCTTAAAACATTTAAGGTGGATATACAAAATAGTATACGTTTAAGAAGCTTAGTACCTGATGATATAATTTTTGTGGCTGAAAGCGGTATTCATAGTCCTGATGATATAAAGGCTTTACGTATGGCCGGAGTAGATGGAGTTTTAATCGGAGAAGCCTTGATGAAGAGTAAGGATAAGGGAAAAGTAATTAGCAGCTTAAAGGGATTATAA
- a CDS encoding type II secretion system protein: protein MLKKINKNQKGFTLVELIIVIAILGILAALIVPRIMGNVQKAEKSKHISNARTIASEISAYNALKYSENKEDEMIKDKNPLKYEHLDGKISLAEDDFPSDEYVKIIVDSDGNAEIEIEKDGE, encoded by the coding sequence ATGCTAAAGAAAATTAATAAGAATCAGAAAGGTTTTACGCTAGTTGAATTAATTATCGTCATTGCTATTTTAGGTATACTTGCAGCTTTAATAGTACCTAGAATTATGGGTAATGTTCAAAAAGCAGAAAAAAGCAAACATATATCCAATGCTAGAACCATAGCCAGTGAGATTAGTGCATATAATGCGCTTAAATACTCGGAAAACAAGGAAGATGAAATGATAAAAGATAAAAATCCTCTTAAATATGAACATTTGGATGGTAAAATTAGTTTAGCTGAAGATGATTTTCCTAGTGATGAGTATGTAAAAATTATAGTAGATAGTGACGGTAATGCAGAAATTGAAATTGAAAAAGATGGAGAATAA
- a CDS encoding type IV pilus twitching motility protein PilT, whose amino-acid sequence MKAIDILLKSVEMKASDLHIVTGVPPIVRVNGQLSNLDDNMLLPDDTEEFVKYITNELQWDTLNKKGEVDFSYSIPGVQRFRVNAYRQRNTYSAALRLVNTIIPTFEELGLPEVVRDLANSNSGLVLVTGPTGSGKSTTLASMINMINNTKGRHIITLEDPIEYLFRHNKSVIQQREIGVDSLSFANALRASLRQDPDVILVGEMRDYETISVALTAAETGHLVFSTLHTIGASNTIDRIIDVFPAHQQQQIRIQLATTLRGVISQQLITRADGKGRLVAVEVMIGTAAVSNMIREGKSHQLNNVIQSSGNLGMRMMDDAIFELYKKGSITRESVIEHCIDTEYMKSLLLRQR is encoded by the coding sequence ATGAAAGCAATCGATATTTTACTAAAATCTGTTGAAATGAAGGCATCTGACTTGCATATCGTGACAGGTGTACCACCTATAGTTAGGGTAAATGGACAACTGTCTAATCTAGATGATAACATGCTTTTGCCGGACGACACGGAAGAATTTGTCAAATACATAACCAATGAACTTCAATGGGATACATTAAATAAAAAAGGAGAAGTGGATTTTTCCTACTCTATACCCGGAGTTCAAAGATTTCGAGTAAATGCTTACCGGCAGAGAAATACATACAGTGCTGCCCTTAGACTTGTTAACACTATTATACCTACCTTTGAAGAATTAGGTCTGCCGGAAGTCGTAAGGGATTTGGCAAATAGTAATAGTGGTTTGGTACTGGTAACCGGGCCTACCGGTAGCGGAAAGTCAACAACCCTTGCCAGTATGATAAATATGATTAACAATACCAAAGGAAGACATATTATCACCCTGGAGGATCCTATTGAATACCTGTTCCGCCACAATAAGAGTGTTATCCAGCAAAGAGAAATCGGAGTCGATTCCCTAAGCTTTGCCAATGCTTTAAGGGCATCCTTACGTCAAGATCCGGACGTTATATTAGTTGGTGAGATGCGTGACTATGAAACTATATCTGTAGCCTTAACTGCTGCAGAGACAGGTCATCTGGTATTTAGTACGCTGCATACTATTGGAGCCAGCAATACAATTGATCGTATTATTGATGTGTTTCCAGCCCATCAGCAGCAACAAATAAGAATACAGTTGGCCACCACCTTGCGGGGAGTAATATCACAGCAGCTTATTACCAGAGCAGACGGTAAAGGTCGTTTAGTGGCAGTAGAGGTAATGATTGGTACAGCTGCAGTAAGCAATATGATAAGGGAAGGCAAGAGCCATCAACTAAACAATGTAATTCAATCAAGTGGTAATCTGGGCATGCGCATGATGGATGATGCTATTTTCGAGTTATATAAAAAAGGAAGTATTACTCGTGAAAGTGTAATTGAACACTGTATAGATACTGAATATATGAAATCTTTATTACTAAGACAAAGGTAA
- a CDS encoding GspE/PulE family protein: MEVLEFQLGIPFIDLNEIEIPPDVQRLIPFQLIYRHNVVPVKVERTLLYVAMEDPLNFIAIEDLRMATNYEIVPVISFSDAIKRTINRLYGSQTADKAIQEFQQEKEKSSISSQNLQNISSLEVDSAPIVRLVNSTIEQAALSGASDIHIEPLENEVRVRFRVDGRLQLTQTIPKEAQSAVVTRVKILCGLDIAEKRIPQDGRCDYRFKDKILNLRISVLPTVHGEKIVMRILDKTNFLIPKEKLGFTQENLAKFDELLKNPHGIILVTGPTGSGKSTTLYTMLSELNKVTDNIMTVEDPVEYMIDGLNQVQVNAKAGLTFAGALRAFLRQDPDIIMLGEIRDSETVEVAIRAAITGHLVLSTLHTNDAVSSISRLIDMGVPPYMIAVSLMGIISQRLVRRLCTHCAESYIPPEHEVRFLGLPPGDYYFRKPVGCALCNDTGYKGRIAVHEILIVTKDMRDMIAANMSNNALQEYAINNGMTTLKQESIRLILDGITSFNEVMDITFSI; the protein is encoded by the coding sequence ATGGAGGTTTTAGAGTTTCAATTGGGAATTCCCTTTATAGACCTCAATGAAATTGAGATTCCTCCAGATGTACAAAGACTTATTCCATTTCAATTAATATATCGTCATAATGTAGTACCTGTGAAGGTAGAACGTACATTATTGTACGTTGCCATGGAAGATCCACTGAACTTTATTGCTATTGAAGACTTACGAATGGCTACTAACTATGAGATTGTTCCTGTTATTTCATTTAGTGATGCTATAAAAAGAACAATAAATAGATTATACGGCAGTCAAACTGCAGATAAAGCTATTCAAGAGTTTCAACAGGAAAAAGAAAAAAGTAGTATATCAAGCCAAAACTTACAAAATATTAGTTCTCTTGAAGTTGACAGTGCTCCCATTGTAAGACTTGTTAATTCTACTATAGAACAAGCGGCATTAAGCGGAGCCAGTGATATACATATTGAACCTTTGGAAAATGAAGTTAGAGTACGTTTTCGTGTGGACGGTAGACTGCAGCTAACACAAACCATACCTAAGGAAGCACAATCTGCTGTTGTTACCAGAGTTAAAATATTATGTGGTTTAGATATAGCAGAAAAAAGAATACCTCAGGATGGCCGTTGTGACTATAGATTCAAGGATAAAATCTTGAATTTAAGAATTTCAGTCCTGCCCACGGTACATGGTGAGAAGATTGTTATGCGTATTTTGGATAAAACAAACTTCCTTATACCAAAGGAAAAATTGGGATTCACCCAAGAAAACTTAGCAAAGTTTGATGAGTTGCTAAAAAATCCCCATGGTATTATTTTGGTTACCGGCCCCACAGGAAGCGGTAAATCAACAACCTTATATACCATGTTAAGCGAGTTAAATAAAGTCACTGATAATATAATGACTGTTGAAGATCCCGTAGAATATATGATTGACGGCTTAAATCAAGTGCAGGTAAATGCAAAAGCAGGACTTACTTTTGCAGGAGCTTTAAGAGCATTTCTAAGACAGGATCCGGACATCATTATGTTAGGTGAGATTAGAGATTCAGAAACTGTAGAAGTAGCCATTAGAGCTGCCATAACCGGCCACTTGGTTCTAAGTACCTTACATACTAATGACGCTGTAAGTTCGATTTCAAGACTAATCGACATGGGAGTACCTCCATATATGATAGCGGTTTCTCTTATGGGCATTATCTCACAAAGATTAGTACGAAGGCTATGTACCCACTGTGCAGAAAGCTATATTCCACCTGAACATGAGGTGAGGTTTTTGGGACTGCCTCCGGGAGATTATTATTTTAGGAAACCTGTAGGTTGTGCCTTATGTAACGATACCGGCTACAAAGGCAGAATAGCTGTTCATGAGATTCTTATTGTTACAAAAGACATGAGGGATATGATAGCAGCTAATATGAGTAATAATGCTCTTCAAGAATATGCTATCAATAATGGAATGACTACCTTAAAGCAGGAGAGCATCCGTTTAATATTGGATGGTATAACTTCCTTTAATGAGGTAATGGATATAACATTTTCAATTTAA
- the trpB gene encoding tryptophan synthase subunit beta, translating to MKKGRFGVHGGQYVPETLMIAINELEEAYAHYSKDKNFIDELNDLLKNYAGRPSLLYYAKKMTEDLGGAKIYLKREDLNHTGSHKINNVLGQVLMAKKMGKTRVIAETGAGQHGVATATAAALLGLECEIFMGLEDTKRQALNVYRMELLGAKVHAVKTGTQTLKDAVNETMAEWSKRIHDTHYVLGSVMGPHPFPTIVRDFQSVISREIKEQILDIEGRLPDAVLACVGGGSNAMGTFYEFINNKEVRLIGCEAAGCGIDTDKTAATMNCGKLGIFHGMKSYFCQDENGQIAPVYSISAGLDYPGVGPEHSYLKDIGRAEYVAITDDEAVSAFEYLSKVEGIIPAIESAHALAYARKLAPTLDKDKIIVICLSGRGDKDVAAIARYRGVDIYE from the coding sequence ATGAAAAAAGGTAGATTTGGAGTACATGGAGGACAATATGTACCGGAGACTCTGATGATAGCAATTAATGAATTGGAAGAGGCCTATGCTCACTATAGTAAAGATAAGAACTTTATAGATGAACTTAATGATTTGCTGAAAAATTATGCAGGCCGGCCATCTTTATTATATTATGCTAAAAAGATGACCGAGGATTTAGGTGGGGCCAAAATATATCTAAAGAGAGAAGATTTAAATCATACAGGTTCCCATAAGATAAATAATGTCCTTGGTCAGGTTTTAATGGCAAAAAAGATGGGTAAAACCAGGGTTATAGCAGAAACCGGTGCAGGTCAACACGGAGTTGCCACAGCTACAGCCGCAGCATTGCTAGGTTTGGAATGTGAGATATTTATGGGCCTTGAAGATACAAAACGTCAGGCATTAAATGTATATAGAATGGAATTATTGGGGGCTAAAGTACATGCTGTAAAAACAGGAACCCAGACTCTAAAAGATGCGGTAAATGAAACTATGGCTGAATGGTCTAAAAGAATTCATGATACCCATTATGTATTAGGTTCTGTAATGGGACCTCATCCCTTTCCTACTATTGTAAGAGATTTTCAAAGTGTTATAAGCCGTGAAATTAAAGAGCAAATTTTAGACATAGAGGGAAGACTTCCCGATGCGGTTCTTGCCTGTGTCGGAGGTGGCAGCAATGCTATGGGTACCTTCTATGAGTTTATAAATAATAAAGAGGTTAGGTTAATAGGATGTGAGGCTGCAGGGTGCGGTATCGATACTGATAAAACAGCTGCAACTATGAATTGTGGTAAACTGGGGATTTTCCATGGAATGAAATCTTATTTTTGCCAAGATGAAAATGGGCAGATTGCACCGGTATATTCCATATCAGCAGGTCTTGATTATCCAGGAGTAGGTCCGGAACACTCTTATCTTAAAGATATAGGCAGGGCAGAATATGTGGCTATAACCGATGATGAAGCTGTTTCTGCTTTTGAGTATCTGTCTAAAGTTGAGGGAATAATTCCGGCTATAGAAAGTGCCCATGCCCTTGCTTATGCCAGAAAATTAGCTCCCACATTAGATAAGGATAAGATAATAGTAATCTGCCTTTCAGGCAGGGGTGATAAAGATGTGGCAGCCATAGCAAGATACAGGGGGGTTGATATATATGAGTAG
- a CDS encoding response regulator has protein sequence MKRYRVANDDMNINITAAGNLPEKKGVLIVDDSRFSRNVLRDILISEGYEVVGEAGDGKEAIEKAKELRPKFIFMDVEMPKLDGLGAIPPILAHDPDTYIIMCTALGQKRIIVEAAKAGAKDYVIKPYKKENIVGVLNLLIANEPKYSTVVPFKPAKKSLDSGTGPIKTSQPMMPDMGKTSKDIQQAEIEKRLEEEARKAEEEARLAEEVRKAQEAERQAEEARRAEAARRAEAARRAEEARKAAEEAKRAEEARKAEEEAKRAEEARKAAEEAKRAEEARKAEEEAKRAEEARKAAEEAKRAEEARKAAEEAKRAEEARKAAEEAKRAEEARKAAEEAKRAEEARKAAEEAKRAEEARKAAEEARRAAEEDRKGQSKDNIYPLRPLNAATKDKDERILNSKYKGEAINSPYKGKTIGSKFEGAGLSSPYQGDTLPSINKLKPVIEGVKVDGIKIDGIKIADEKTKEIKENEIIHADIKQPDIRETSSHDTSSKEMVIKDTDESARTSDLSSQYSFLFGNRFKTQKERINRSTTVTQRVSFVKSDISNYDHKLSLDTAAMLIGMIGAYVSDENRFNLKSNYDIGDRKSNKKTYTRVSSYQLLKNPKIENAEISMSDIIKTSYMLPQKQAFDEELLENFKEVLKEKINCKLA, from the coding sequence ATGAAGAGGTATAGAGTTGCAAATGATGATATGAATATCAATATTACTGCCGCCGGTAACTTACCGGAAAAAAAGGGAGTTCTAATTGTTGATGACTCTAGATTCTCAAGAAATGTTTTAAGGGATATCTTAATCAGTGAAGGTTATGAAGTAGTTGGGGAAGCCGGAGATGGAAAAGAAGCCATTGAAAAGGCAAAGGAATTAAGACCAAAATTTATATTTATGGACGTAGAGATGCCAAAATTAGATGGATTAGGAGCTATTCCTCCCATATTAGCTCATGATCCGGATACTTATATAATAATGTGTACTGCTTTAGGACAGAAAAGAATTATAGTAGAAGCAGCAAAGGCAGGAGCTAAGGATTATGTTATAAAACCATATAAAAAAGAAAATATAGTAGGTGTACTAAATCTTCTTATTGCTAATGAGCCAAAGTATAGTACTGTTGTACCTTTTAAACCTGCTAAGAAATCTTTAGATTCAGGAACCGGTCCAATTAAGACCAGCCAACCCATGATGCCTGATATGGGTAAGACATCTAAAGATATCCAACAGGCTGAAATAGAAAAAAGGCTTGAAGAAGAAGCTAGGAAAGCTGAGGAAGAAGCAAGACTTGCTGAAGAAGTTAGGAAAGCTCAGGAGGCTGAAAGGCAAGCAGAGGAAGCAAGACGGGCAGAGGCAGCAAGGCGTGCAGAAGCAGCAAGACGGGCGGAGGAAGCTAGAAAGGCAGCAGAAGAGGCTAAACGAGCGGAAGAAGCTAGAAAGGCAGAAGAAGAAGCGAAACGAGCGGAAGAGGCCAGAAAGGCAGCAGAAGAGGCTAAACGAGCGGAAGAGGCTAGAAAGGCAGAGGAAGAAGCTAAGCGAGCGGAAGAGGCCAGAAAGGCAGCAGAAGAAGCGAAACGAGCAGAAGAGGCCAGAAAGGCAGCTGAAGAAGCGAAACGAGCGGAAGAGGCCAGAAAGGCAGCAGAAGAGGCTAAACGAGCGGAAGAGGCCAGAAAGGCTGCAGAGGAAGCAAAAAGAGCGGAAGAGGCCAGAAAGGCTGCAGAGGAAGCAAAACGAGCAGAAGAAGCTAGAAAAGCTGCAGAAGAAGCCAGAAGAGCAGCAGAAGAGGATAGAAAAGGACAATCTAAAGATAATATTTATCCACTTCGTCCTCTTAATGCAGCCACCAAAGATAAAGACGAAAGGATACTAAATTCTAAGTATAAGGGAGAAGCTATTAATTCACCTTACAAAGGAAAGACGATTGGTTCTAAATTCGAAGGAGCTGGCTTATCATCGCCATATCAGGGAGATACTCTTCCTAGTATTAATAAACTTAAGCCTGTAATAGAAGGAGTTAAGGTTGACGGAATTAAGATTGACGGAATTAAGATTGCAGATGAAAAAACTAAAGAGATTAAAGAAAATGAAATTATACATGCTGATATTAAGCAACCTGATATAAGAGAAACAAGTAGCCATGATACAAGCAGCAAAGAAATGGTTATCAAAGATACAGATGAGTCTGCAAGAACAAGTGACTTATCTAGTCAATACTCTTTCTTATTTGGAAACAGATTTAAAACTCAAAAGGAAAGAATTAATAGATCTACTACCGTAACACAAAGAGTATCCTTTGTTAAATCTGATATAAGTAATTATGACCATAAATTAAGTTTGGATACTGCAGCAATGCTTATAGGAATGATTGGAGCTTATGTATCAGATGAAAATCGTTTTAATCTGAAAAGCAATTATGATATCGGTGATAGAAAGTCAAATAAAAAGACCTATACCAGAGTAAGCTCTTATCAGCTACTTAAAAACCCTAAAATCGAAAATGCTGAAATTAGTATGTCTGATATTATCAAAACTAGTTATATGTTGCCTCAAAAACAAGCATTTGACGAAGAATTATTAGAGAATTTTAAGGAAGTATTAAAAGAAAAGATTAATTGCAAGCTTGCATAA
- a CDS encoding phosphoribosylanthranilate isomerase, whose product MTAVKICGLSRVSDIEIVNNLSPDYIGFVFAKSRREVSDDLAIYLRARLSPSIKTVGVFVNEDIYRIVNLCQHHIIDLVQLHGDEDFNYINKLRSMIPNKIIKAIRVRNKQDVDNSLDIPCDYLLFDTYSLQEYGGSGKAFDWSLIDGITRPYFMAGGLNCSNIEEAMDKYKPFGVDVSSGVETEGFKDPEKIRKFIMKVRSAKR is encoded by the coding sequence ATGACAGCTGTTAAAATATGTGGATTATCAAGGGTTTCGGATATAGAAATCGTAAATAACTTAAGTCCTGACTATATTGGTTTTGTATTTGCCAAAAGCAGGAGAGAAGTGTCAGATGATTTGGCTATCTATTTAAGGGCCAGACTTTCTCCCTCCATTAAGACTGTAGGGGTCTTTGTCAATGAGGATATATATAGGATAGTGAATTTGTGTCAGCACCATATAATAGATTTAGTCCAACTTCATGGAGATGAAGACTTTAATTATATTAATAAGCTTAGGTCTATGATACCTAATAAAATAATAAAAGCAATTAGAGTAAGAAATAAGCAAGATGTTGATAATAGCTTAGACATTCCCTGTGATTATCTATTATTTGATACCTACAGCTTGCAAGAATATGGAGGCAGCGGCAAAGCATTTGACTGGTCACTTATTGATGGAATAACTAGGCCATATTTTATGGCCGGAGGGCTTAATTGCAGTAATATTGAAGAAGCTATGGATAAATATAAGCCTTTCGGGGTTGACGTAAGCAGTGGTGTAGAAACAGAGGGTTTTAAGGATCCTGAAAAGATAAGAAAGTTCATAATGAAAGTAAGGAGTGCAAAAAGATGA
- a CDS encoding type II secretion system F family protein translates to MPKYHYKAKNMAGNTIEGVYEAQTKDAVINMIRQKYYYPLEVKELIERKDINELGIFGRIKANELSIYCKQFCSILRAGVPLIHCLGLLGEQTDNPILKSITLKVREDVQKGSSLSQAMERHGKKFPSMLINMVAAGEASGSLDHSLEVMSIHFEKEHITKQKVKSALRYPVIVSVVAIFVVIFLIVKVIPVFEGMFASSGSELPLPTRVLLSLSDFLQANGLVLLAILAIIIGGLKLFFMGETQRLKMDKFKYKMPVFGSFMVKSAAASFARNMSSLMATGVPITESLEITGKVLGNTYALKCIEQVIEKVKEGEGLHNPIKDLKLFPPMLENMIMMGEESGTLDEMLAKTADFYEDEVDRAAENLTAMLQPAVIVVLGFIVALIVLAIALPMFDSFNMVT, encoded by the coding sequence ATGCCTAAATATCACTATAAAGCTAAAAACATGGCGGGAAATACAATTGAAGGAGTATATGAAGCTCAAACCAAGGATGCTGTCATAAATATGATACGGCAAAAATATTACTATCCCTTGGAAGTAAAGGAACTTATAGAACGAAAAGACATCAATGAGCTAGGGATATTCGGTAGAATAAAAGCAAATGAACTATCCATATACTGCAAGCAATTTTGTTCTATATTAAGAGCTGGTGTCCCTCTTATACATTGTCTTGGGCTTTTAGGTGAACAAACAGATAATCCCATATTAAAATCTATAACATTAAAAGTCCGAGAAGATGTACAAAAGGGTAGCAGTCTTTCCCAGGCTATGGAACGCCATGGTAAGAAATTCCCTTCAATGCTAATCAATATGGTTGCTGCAGGTGAAGCAAGCGGTAGCCTTGATCACTCCTTAGAGGTTATGTCAATACATTTTGAAAAAGAACATATTACTAAGCAGAAAGTAAAAAGTGCCTTGCGTTACCCAGTTATAGTTTCTGTTGTAGCTATTTTTGTAGTTATTTTTCTTATAGTAAAGGTAATTCCAGTTTTTGAAGGAATGTTTGCTTCTTCCGGAAGTGAATTACCTCTGCCTACCAGGGTACTACTGTCCTTAAGTGATTTTCTGCAAGCGAATGGACTGGTTTTACTGGCTATATTAGCAATTATAATCGGAGGCCTTAAGCTCTTCTTTATGGGAGAGACTCAAAGACTGAAAATGGACAAATTTAAATATAAAATGCCTGTATTCGGTAGTTTTATGGTAAAGTCCGCCGCAGCCTCCTTTGCTAGAAACATGTCATCCTTAATGGCAACAGGTGTTCCCATAACAGAATCACTGGAAATCACGGGAAAAGTGCTTGGGAATACGTATGCATTAAAATGCATAGAGCAGGTAATAGAAAAAGTCAAAGAAGGAGAAGGACTACATAATCCTATAAAAGATCTTAAGCTGTTTCCCCCCATGTTGGAAAATATGATTATGATGGGGGAAGAATCTGGAACCTTAGATGAGATGTTAGCAAAAACTGCAGATTTTTATGAGGATGAGGTGGATAGGGCAGCGGAGAATCTAACTGCAATGCTACAGCCGGCTGTTATTGTAGTCTTAGGCTTTATTGTGGCATTAATAGTTTTAGCTATTGCACTGCCCATGTTCGATTCCTTTAATATGGTTACATAA